The segment AAGCGAGGCCAATTATGTTGGCCataacgcacttggcgtaatatCCATAAGGGAAATGGGATAGGATTCCTCTGTTGTTCCCACgagacgcaagggacaacaaagatcggccgtaccagagccccgcatggcacagtatgggcaagatgcccaaagcactccgttcgcgactggcatgttttcacccctccagccatccagtcatcggcacggagttacaccttgacttaggggctcctgatttgccgactctcaCGGCAgggtcaggtcccgtggctcaatttttgcttaaatgtacaattcggcaccaaccgccaaagggcacaACTGCGGAATGTGTAAACAGACTGATTGAGGATCTCTCTCTATGGTAATCCAGCAGAGAAAATAAATCTCCCTCGGTGTGCACACACCCCGCAGCAACGCCCTCCGAAAAACCGGTGCCGAACTgcgttccaccttctctgtctgcgtaCGACAATCAAGATTGCGCACCACAAAGTGCGCAACTTTGGTTGccataccccagccggcaccactgccggaggtagagataggagttagtaAACAGaagtgatatatttgcacaggttcactcatttgccagcctttTTCCGAGTGCAGGCGTTACGAATCGCACAGAAAACcagtcaaaaaattatttgatattatgaattacaaattttttttagaaattacaatgaaactGCATGAAATGTAAATATATacttgcacatgttcactcatttgccagcctttTCCGAGTGCAGACGTTACGAATCGCACAGAAAACCAGTCAAAAATACATATACAGTCAaaaaattattggatattacaAATTACAATGAAATTGCAACACTCTAGTATAAGACcaatatattataccgtatataaactgccagttttaaagaaaggggaggggggtgggaggGACCCACATGTTCTCTGCGACcacgggttctcgaacgaagtaatggttacttttgttaattgatcaaataggtatgccccctaagGATACACGCCCTCCATATATCTCTCCCTTGTTAACCccagaaacgctactggctatataaaggctgtccattgactacgaactcatttttagttatttcagacctccccgggttattttcgttcacactttttgtatgatgcgttgtttttggcccctaatagtccactggacggccccatatgaactactttatactgatatttatgtgtattgtttataaacatgctaatgttcaccgtttaggtatttaccttaacttccagtaaaattaggtttcattgtaactaaaccatctctacggtagttgttaattgaacaaattagtatatattgacaggtttgaaatcaacctagttcctaaattgtgtgcatactgagctaaagaacaaaaacatatgcttttttggcacaatctcaccccagaTGACGGTAGTAACTGTTTTAAAAAAAGAAATGCAATCTCATGACCCCTTTTACCGCTCACTTGAAATATAATGATCCATTTACCGCCCATATGGGTGCCATTTACCGCTTTTTATTgttaccaaataaataaaagccGCGTTTTAACCCTTGTTTTCGGTTTGCCATTTACAGCAGAATAGAACGGTAATATAAATACTGTTGACTTAATTCgcataatttttagtagaatagtttctaaataaccaAAGCAACAAATTCGCTTgagctaataattaatttagtcatttgcactcggtcttaataaagacgcgaacaaaatgtcgtttttcgctcctcactataaagaatatttattttggaaatgagcttttataaatatagtggaaatttatgtttaattcgaatcattaaacatacaaaattattgtttgccaatagtttttacaataatgaaccattttaaaaaggtataaacatattttatttgaaatgagcggtaaatggagcTGAGCGGTGAATGGCGACCTTGTGGTATCACACAAGAATAACTCTCGCTCGGTATCCGAAAACCACAGTTTTACTCACGTACTCGGCTAACCAATCCCTCACCCTCAAGTGCTTGTTTCAACACATTGCgtatttaaaatttgaaattgagtAGGTATAATACGCTCATAACTGGTGACAAGTATTCTACTGTCTACTAgtttagactatatttttacccCGATAATGGCAAAAACTTTCTTAGTTGAATAGCATATCTGCAAAGTGGCAAACCTAAGCAagagtttttatgtttatttaaaaaattcaactgCTTTATTTATTAACTCAAGCTTAGGTAATGCAATTAACATTCTTATCCTAAATAAGTATATTAAAATTGTGGAAAGTTTAGTTATTTTCAAGAAAACGATGGTACATTTTACAAAGGAGAGCATAAACTGTACCTAATGGGAAACAAATGCATATTATTGTATCAAAATGCAATCCGAAAAAACGAATCATCCCCAAATAGTTGTTTTATTTAGCTTTTATTCTCTCTATTAATTTCCGATAAACCAGCATTTTAATATTCTCAATTACTAACACTCACGTCTATCTACATTCTCGTtgttatttaactttttttgccCTCAATCGCAAATCACTTATCTAAAAATACAAATACTtccaaaccaaacaaaaaatcaaaccACTCAAAATCCGTTCGCAGTTGGTAAGTATGCTGTCAGCTAACATTAGTTTGTTGccacttctttttctgttttcttttacgTTTTTCTTTGGGTTTTATGTCATCATATCTTAAATTGTTTTCGTACGTTATAGACTAAAGCGATAATTTAAATCTCATGTGCGTTTTGTGTCGTGGCTCATCAGAAATAAGAGCGCAAATTTCTAAagtcttgttttctttttcacttgTACTAGTGTTATTTAAAGAAAaatcttttaattttttagttttaatttttggtCAGTATTGATTTTTGACACGTAAAATTGGTTGcaatttttagtctttttctctCTCACAAGATATGCTCCCTTCCTCTCAATTTGTCATCCGAAAAGAGAAGGAAATCTTTCTTATTTTGTTCTTTTCTCTCTCCTTTTTCCTAAAGACAGACCAATATAAcgaagaaaataaatttaacataAAGGAAAGGTAAAATCAATCATTTCTATACCGCTGCGACTTATCTCTACATAAGTATTGAACTAATCATTTTATCACTACTACCAACGATTTACTATAAATAGTGTTAAGTTTTCATATCGATTAACCGAAGTTTCTCGCCTCCTCTACTAAGTACTAACAAACCCTAAACATTTTGATCAGAAAATGTGAATCCGATCCGTAAATAAACTTTTTGCTCATAATCaaatttttttcgtaatttttcggAAGCAAATTTTCTTTCACCTACTGTGTTCAAAGGTTAATATTCTTTGGAATCAACTTCAACCATTTTTCCGTTCAAAATTCATCGCTTCATAGAGCAATGTTTTTTGACTGTGAATCAACGACAGTTACGGCAATTCCGTTACGATtttgactttttattttttcaaccaaACCAAGTTGCGAAAGGTATCTCTTCTTCTCCGCAAGAGATCTATTTTCCATTtagaaatttcttttttctctattgAAAAGATTAACTAGGTAATAATGGTCTGTTCAaatgttctttttttattttccatattaTTTTGGTTTGGTGTAACCCAACTGACGACGCTACGAATCGAATTGTAAATGTATGTGTAGATCGAAGAAGAAACACTCAAAACGATCGGGACACCATCGAGACGACAGTGAGGATTCGGACTCGGACTCAGCCAGTTCCGGCGAGGACTCGGATCACTCCGACCGTGAGGGGGAAAAGCGCCATCGGAAATCCTCCCGTAAAGACAAGGTACGTTGCTAGGATAGCTGAAAGCCGGTTCAAACCAATGTGTATTCGAAGTTAGTTTCAAACAAGCTGCACTTATTATTTACCTTCGCCGAAGAAGCCAATTCGTCGAAAGTAACTCTAGTAACCGCCTTATCCCGAATTGACTTCTTGCTCGGCCGAATCGTCACGCCAAAATATGCTTGTTAGTGTAAAATACATCACAAAGCAATTCAAATGAATTAGATtcattatattttcttttcttctctcttttcttccttttctttgcgaaaactgcaaagaAAGTTTGCCAAGTGTAAATATCGACCAAATATACCGTTATACTAATCGAAATCCTTGTTGTGTGTGTATAGCTAACAACGCGAAACCAGATTTTCTAAGCTATCATCTCCTTTTTACAATGCGACATAAGGATTATGTTTATTAATTTCTTTTTGATTATCAACTTCTTCTCTCGCCAAATATTTAACGGGAACTCTATAGAAACCGATTTTAAAAGTCCAAGGTATTTTTTGTACTTTGTTTGAAAATGTTTTACCgccaaaaaaataaatgaaaatttatgcaTATAAATTTTATGAGTGACAAAACTTTTTCATTACCATATTGCGCATTACTGTGTTCTATACATTGCTTTGGTTCGATTCTTTTTTCGTTGTTTGAAACTGTCCCTCTGGTTCTGTTACTAAAGAGTTTAGCTGCTTGTTCAGTTTCTTGTACGCGATTGAGTACCTAATAATTTGACAAATATATCCTAGATTTTAATGAAACCAGTTAAGAGACCTTCCGACTTAAATTTGTTCttcaaaatgtttgaaaatataaaaaaagaaaGTTGATAAAGCTCCAAATCCTTCTCCAAAGCATCGAATCCAATCAAGTTCTCAAAGCGGATCCCAAGAACTTTGTTTACTATTGTATGTCAGCGACGCTAGGCTTACTTTGATATTTATTCCGTTGCCATGTTTACTACTTTATCTTCATTGTTATATTTTCTCTGGGTAAAAACATgatctattttttttattttaatgtggttttgaCCAGTTGGCCATTCACCAATAAAAACGTGATCTGCCAATGCAAATAACATGTTTAAATATTCAATCGTTATCATTTAGCAATTTGCAAAAATTTGCATTGTCCGTGAAAGAGAGCTGTTTTTCATCTACCACGTCTGCCAGCGTCCGTAACCAGAGGGCATCTTTCAAACTATAACATGATTTACGTATTTTCTCAGTTTTTGTCAATGTATCTCGAGATAGCCAAATTGCCACAGATAATAGATTTGTTAAGTAAATTACTACTTATTGAACCAAGTGTTGAATAAAACTGGAACTAGGAATCCTGTTTCGAGACACCGTCTGTTGTTAAAAAAAACCAACCCTACACTGACCATTCTCACAGTTTTATCCGTTATGTATACCTACTAGCTCTGAGGAAAAACCTCGAAGGCCGCACCGCACAATTCCCACCTAAATAAGAAAAATCTCGATTTACATTGGACGTAAGTTGtacttttttatttgtatttcgttccatttttcttcgtttcatgATTCACTGACAGATTATTTCATCAATCAagatcaagtttaaagaattcaATTAATTTGTTTTAATGCGAAACCTTAGTTTGTATCAATTTTTACATACAAGTAAATTAGTACTTAGTGATTTAGTTAGAATGTATGATACAGGTTTACTTTTTCCATTCTAAGATgtcaatttttgtatttatgcTTCCACCAACAGAAAAAGAAATCTTCTAAAAAGAAGCGAGCTAGGTCACAGTCTCAATCGCATGATAGGTATGTCTATTTGATTTTGTCAAACAAACTTTCAAGTTAACTGGGTCTTTCTAAACTTTAGTTCTTCATACAAGCATCCGGAACGTAGTAATGACAAAAGCGGTAATGCAAGAGAAAGAGATCGTCAAGAAGGTTCGAGTCTTAGCCGAGCTCGAAGTGATCGTCGACAGCATGAGGAAAGAGATTCTCACTATCCACCACAGAAGCAACGTGAACGAAACGACCATGGTGGTGAACGTGGTAGCAGAGTAGATCGTTCCGCAAAAGTTAGCGATCGTGGCGAACGAAGAAGTCGCTCCCGAAATCGTCGCCCACATAGATCTATCGATAGAGCTAGATCACGGTCAAGATCTGCTTCAAAGGAAAGAGATCGATCTTCATCAACATCTAGGGCACGTGAAAGACGTGGAAAGTCATACGAAAGATATACTAGAGATGCAGATAGATCGAAAGACAAAAGAAAGGAGAAATCGCCACCGAAGAAGTCAGAAAGTGATAGAAATAAGGGCAGAAATAAGTCTCGATCACGTTCAAGAACACCTACCAAAAGACGAGAAGAAATGAAGACAAGAGATCGGGTGCGCGAACGTAGCAGATCAAGAAGCTCGCCAAGAGGTGAAACTAAATCAAAAGAAAAACGTAGAAACCGCTCCAGATCAACCAGTAGGAAAAGATtggaaacaaaatcaaatgaaaagcGCCGTGAACCGTCGCCTTCCACGAGTCGTCAACGAAACAGGTCTGCTTCCAAAGAAAGGAACCGAAACAAATCAAAAGATCGTAAAGAAAATAAGAAACGTGATTCTTCACCGGAAGACCGGAAGAGACAACGAAGTATTACTCCTGCTAGAAAGCCGAGTGTATCCCCAGCAAAACCACGCAAGGAATACGAATCCGATAAGAAAGCACGCAGTCGTACTCCACGACGCAAAGAGCGTCCAAGATCGCCAACAGGCAACAGAAGAGCGCGATCCAAATCAACCTCCAACAGTCACAGGGAACGTTCGTCGAAAAATCGCAGAGAAAAATCCCAGTCTCCAATTGAGAAACGAAAGCATCGTTCAAAGTCGCCAGATAACAAACGAAAGAAACGATCAGAGTCCCCGATCGAGCAGAAATCTAAACATGCAAAGCCATCAGACAAAACTAGAAAATCTTCCCCGGATATCGccaaaaacaagaaaagaaCCCTTTCTAAATCACCAACAAGCAATAAAATGCGGGGAAATCCAGCACCCGCTGAAAAACATAAGCCTAATCGCTCTAGAACACCTAACCATAGATCAGCCTCGAGGACTCCACCGAGTAAGAAACGAGGTCATTCACCAAGTCCGCAAAAACCACAGTCGCAAGCTAACCGATCGCTCACACCGAGTGATAAGAAGCAGCCCAAGATGCCGGAACCGAAGCAATCTAAGAATGCCCGTAGTCGGTCGTCATCGGAGCGTTCTTCAGGATCCTCCACGTCGTCGGATCTCAGTTATTCACCAGCACAGCGAGACCCCGACAGATACCGGGACATACTTGATAAGCTATCGAAGCAAAAAgagactaaaacttctcggtctcCTTCTAAGGGAAAGCATAACTCGTCGTCTTCCCGCTCATCCCATTCTCCAGTGCAAGTAGCAAAACAATGCAGTCCTCCACCGAGCCACTCGCAACAAAAACAACCCCGGAATTGCACCCCATCGCCACCACCGGTGGTGATCCGGCAAGAAACCGTTTCACCGTCAAGGTCTCCATCGAGGAAACGTGAGCATGGAACACCGCCCTTGATAAATGCACAACCAACCAccagcaaaaaaacaaaagctcGATCTCGCTCACCACCGGCGATAAAGAGACGTAAGGATGGCACACCTCCCCCAATTCCGTCGAAATCGAGCGATTTTAGACGATCGCCTCCCAAACCGATCCGAGAACCGACCCCTCCAAAGCACAGTGAACCGGATTATGGCAACCGGGCACGCACGCCCTCTCCAGAGGCGCCGAGACGAACTAAAAGCAAGTCTCCGAAACATTCACCCGCAAGCGATAAACCTAAATCagccaaaaagtcgaaaaagaaACCACCGCAGGTGGTCCAACCAGTTGTAAAGCTGCAATCGCCTGCTTCATCTTCGTCAGACTCGGACTCCGACTCACCTGATCAGCCCAATAAATCCGGCAAGAAAGATAGGTCCGACCATTTGGATGCGTTCCTACCGTCCTACGGGGACAATCGGGAAGACAAAGACCTGTGCTTACTGAAAGCCCTAAAGAACGATCTAGCCGCCAAAGCTAAGCAATGtttggaaaagaaaaaatcCGTCTCGGAAATGTCCAGCAAGGGTGATCCGTCGGAGGTTGGCTTGCCACGGCTGGGCGAAAGTCGCGAACGCAGTATTCAGATTCAGCAAGCCAGAACCGCCGCCAATCTGGCGGCTGTCCACACGGTTAGTGGTGGCAGTGGTAGGGGAATCGAGTTCAGTACCGAACCACCAGTTGCGCATACACAGGAACCGTCCAAAAAGAAGGACTCTCCGATTCA is part of the Sabethes cyaneus chromosome 2, idSabCyanKW18_F2, whole genome shotgun sequence genome and harbors:
- the LOC128734422 gene encoding serine/arginine repetitive matrix protein 2, whose translation is MYNGIGLTTPRGSGTNGHVQRNVAFVRPGKKDSVNYRTEDDLAKLDAQSNRQPNQGILDHERKRKIEVKCAELEEVLESQGLGQEEVRAKVELYRSKLMNQGTSMELPKDDYGRLLVRETHHIAQAQQEKNAKLREAFGISEYFVEGTSFDQDRKAKEDQAKSEALQKELAEKERSREAEKASRKRYALVRTPSPEKPSASASTATAEANGKGHHRKRAARDDDERGGEDGEVDSRRRREDVDDDELLDGGRRDDKKKRKKKNRDTSSSPERKKEKKKKSKKNRKDRSKKKHSKRSGHHRDDSEDSDSDSASSGEDSDHSDREGEKRHRKSSRKDKKKKSSKKKRARSQSQSHDSSSYKHPERSNDKSGNARERDRQEGSSLSRARSDRRQHEERDSHYPPQKQRERNDHGGERGSRVDRSAKVSDRGERRSRSRNRRPHRSIDRARSRSRSASKERDRSSSTSRARERRGKSYERYTRDADRSKDKRKEKSPPKKSESDRNKGRNKSRSRSRTPTKRREEMKTRDRVRERSRSRSSPRGETKSKEKRRNRSRSTSRKRLETKSNEKRREPSPSTSRQRNRSASKERNRNKSKDRKENKKRDSSPEDRKRQRSITPARKPSVSPAKPRKEYESDKKARSRTPRRKERPRSPTGNRRARSKSTSNSHRERSSKNRREKSQSPIEKRKHRSKSPDNKRKKRSESPIEQKSKHAKPSDKTRKSSPDIAKNKKRTLSKSPTSNKMRGNPAPAEKHKPNRSRTPNHRSASRTPPSKKRGHSPSPQKPQSQANRSLTPSDKKQPKMPEPKQSKNARSRSSSERSSGSSTSSDLSYSPAQRDPDRYRDILDKLSKQKETKTSRSPSKGKHNSSSSRSSHSPVQVAKQCSPPPSHSQQKQPRNCTPSPPPVVIRQETVSPSRSPSRKREHGTPPLINAQPTTSKKTKARSRSPPAIKRRKDGTPPPIPSKSSDFRRSPPKPIREPTPPKHSEPDYGNRARTPSPEAPRRTKSKSPKHSPASDKPKSAKKSKKKPPQVVQPVVKLQSPASSSSDSDSDSPDQPNKSGKKDRSDHLDAFLPSYGDNREDKDLCLLKALKNDLAAKAKQCLEKKKSVSEMSSKGDPSEVGLPRLGESRERSIQIQQARTAANLAAVHTVSGGSGRGIEFSTEPPVAHTQEPSKKKDSPIHSNSSHSGTSSSSGTVEASSSSCLNTSQIKKDIHDILTTVSACRMEDNKSNSVAVSLAKSTILSAVDSILKEKISGALDAAAANTRKSRSTSKSRSRSRSRSHRSRSYSSSSSSSRSSRSRSRSSRSRSRSSRDSSHSRSHSSTSRSRSRTPPPRRSRSPSIPRRAGSPSFLDRRRITSSRTRKSRGRSSSSSSYSSRSSSSDRSARRRRRR